Below is a window of Leishmania major strain Friedlin complete genome, chromosome 29 DNA.
ACACACTCACCGCACCCCTTCCCTTGCTGTCTACCCGCCTTCTTCAACCCGCTCTCTTCTGTCCCGACGCCTTGAATCCAcattcacacacacgcgcggggGCGCGTTTCTTGTTTTATTCTTGGAGATCTCTTCTGTGTTTGTCCCCCGCCATCTTTGCATGGGATACTGTTGTCTTACTCTGCCTCACCCGCCACGGACGTAGCTAGCTGTTTTGTGGtaaggggtgggtgggcgagtGGGGAGTGGAGCTGGTCACACGCAGAGGCCTCAACGAGGCCGATCCGCTACTCTTCGTGTGTCTTCTCCCGGCTCTTATTTCTTTGAATTTCAGCTTCGGGATCCACtcgagcgcgtgcgtgtgtgtcgctctctccctctatcCTCGTCTCTGTTGATGTCTTTGTGATTCGAAAAACGTTCCGCTACGTGTTTgccgcctcccctcttcGAACCCTCTCTCAGGCACCGCACTAGGCAGAGACACGAGCCCATCGATCTCCTCGCTACCCGTAGAcgaacacacgcgcgcatgtgGACATAGAGGACGCCTTTTTCACGTAAACGCACGTGCTCTGGCACAACTCTGTCTTTCTCCCCCCAAACGCTGTTAGTTGCCCTCACACTATTGCGGCTTCTCCCCTTCTAGCTACGATGATGAGCATGGTATGCACAAGGGCTTCCTATACCCGCATCCTGCGTCTTTGACTTGCCACGCTACTTTTCGTGCGCGTGGGGGATCGGCCTGGCTTTGTTGTCGCTTTGTTCGGCTCTTGGCTGGTTGTCACTTGAGCAACGTCACTTGCTTGTTTGTAGGTGTGTGCAGGTGTACGTGTCTGCGGCTGAGGCGTGGCCCTTTCCCCATTTTGTTCGTTTAGGTGTTTCGATTTCTTTCCCCAACTTTTACATTTTCTGCCAtcctccttcttctcctcccctgTCCCCTTTCATTCTGACCCGCTTCATTGGGGCCCTCCGTTGCTGGTTCGATACGTGTCTCGCccttgcgcgtgtgtgtgtgtgcgtgcgtgtgtcctcCGTCTTGCTTTttgcccccttctcttcgttttcttgtTTCTCTTTCTGCTAGCCGCAAATGCATGAACCTCGAGCGCCcaacgcgcacacccgcgccgcatcgccgccccCGGCGAGTCCTCAtccccttcctcttctgcCAGGCGTCTTTACCGCCcagcaggcggaggagagtgTGGAGCTCATTCAGCGGGAGCTCTCGCGACTTTTGCGGGCGTGCGAGTACAGGGAGCAGCACCCTTACGACGTCTTCAACGGGAGAGGGGAtagcagccgcggcgcagcaacgccgcgcagtaccggcagcagcaacggcacctCTTCGCGGTTCGCGTCGGCGTTGGCATCGCATAGACGTGACCCAACGGCGCCCTTGCTGTCGGATGCAGACCCGTTGCTCCAGCTGGCCCAGTCCACCAGTGCTTTCTCTTTCCCACTCGACCCTCATcgcagcgatgccgccgaAGCAGCGTTCTTCTCGGTTGCCGGGGCTGGTGCAGCGGCTAACGCCGCACCCTCGGTGACGAATCTCAGCGGCGCTTCTTTCTCCGCCTTCGAAAGGCGGCGCATTGCACATCTCCTGGGTCGTGTGGCGCTAGAGATCGCCGCTGTCTGGACGTACGTCCGTCGAAGCGAGCCGCTGTGCGGGACCTCACCAGGGGACCCCACCGCGCCAGTTTCGTCTGTCCGAACAACACGCAGGACAGCGCGGCTGTCGAGTGACCGCAGCACGGCCGCCccggcagcatcgccgtTAGCTCCGGCGTCTTTGAACGCTGACGGCGGTGATGGGCGTGCCGCAATGACAGTCAACGTCACAGGCGAGGAGCCTGGAGTCCCGACACCTacggtgctgcagagcgctGTGTTGGGTGAGACAGCCGAGGAGCGGCAAGACGCATGTGACGGCGATCCTGCACCGCAGATTACAGCCCTGAGTGCACTGAttgaggctgctgctgctatcCAACGCGCTCTCAAGATggcaggtggcggcggcgggggtgATCACGTTGCCTCAGCAGAAAgtgccggtgcagcagcagcacgcagtGTGAGCGCGAACACGCTTCTGGGGGCTGCTCAAGCAGCATCGCTAACATTCAGCAGTTTTCCTTTTGACGGCGTCAGAGCGCCCATTCAGGAAGCTGCGGGCGTCGGTGCTGGTAAGCAGTCtcgccgcagctccgccggcgTCGATACGTCCTCTGCTGTCGCGGGGGTATCGCAAGCCCCGCCGTCAGCCCTCACCGGAGGTCGGACCTCCGCAAGAGAGGCTGCTGAGCAGCACAGCGGAGAAGGCGAGTCGAACCCGCTCGCAATGCCTAACGCTACCGTTGTGCGCCAGGCACCCAGCGGTGGCAGCCCAGTGAAGCGGGGTAGCACTGCATCATCTTCTATTCCTTCCTACCTGCGCGCCTATGTATTCGAGGAGGGTGCTGACGACTGTGCTGACGAGATGGACAACTTCGGTGAGGGGAACGGCGTTAGTGGAAACAAAGGGGCCagggcggtgctggcgaaTGCAGACAAGAGCGTGTCTCGTTCCATCAGCGCAGGTAGTGCCAATGCGTGCTCCCTTTCGCGAGCCAGTGAACTGCCTGCCACCTCGCACGACGACGGCTATAGGACACGGCCGTCCTCAGCTCGCTCTGCCGTGGAGCACCCTGCCCGAGCAAGCCACCTCAGTCCCGCGGCGACCGTCACCAGGCCAAGCTTACTGGGCTCAGCAGGTGTCTCTCTCACGGCACCGACACACGCCGGTGGCAGTGGAGGCGCGGCCACTAGCGTGGCCGCTCTCGTGGACGCCGATCCAGTCTCCCACTGCTCGTCGCTGCGCATTCAACGCGCCCTCTCGGCCTTGTCGCTGCAGTCCGCCTCCCTCGCgagctcgccgctgcgggagCCTCAGCTCAGCACGCAGCAATCGCAGGTGTGCAGTGGTGGGAGTGCAAGCAGCCATCCGAACGCAAGCGTATCGCAACGGTCACCAGACTCGGCGGAGATGtcgtcggctgcggcggccgcctaCTTGCGCAGCACGAGCCTGTTTCGTCGACCACACCGGCTAGAAGTCCCGGTGAGCCGGACGCAGTCACTGCGCCGTGCGACGTCGATTTCGTCTCCGATGTCGGTGGAAGGGATCAGTCTCGGGTCTGCCCCTGGGGCGGTGTACTACAACGGCACGCCGGCGATGGCCTCCGGCGCGTGTGGCAACTCCTTCGCTGCATCGTCTCACATGACGAAGAGCAATAGTGGTCtgcagctcagcagcggcggcgttggcgtcTTAGGAGCGTCGCCGGGCTTTAACAGCTTTTTTCCAGTGGCGATGGGTGCCAGCGCCACTGTGGACTCCCCACACTCGTCGGTTGCAGGGTTGCATTTCAAGCGGGTCATCTCGCTGGACTCCGAGGGTGAGTTGTGGCCGCAGGGCTGGCTTGCCGACTCCTTGGAGATGAGTCCGCAAAAGGTGACGCCTCTTCTGGGGCGACCATCGGCGTCCGCCATGGAGGCGACTCTCTCCTCATCCCCGCTGTCGCAAGACGCGGGACTGGCGACCGCCACAGGAAGCCACAGCGCTCGTCACGGCGCTTTGAAGTCCCCATCGGAGGGCCAGTCTGGGGGAGTGATACCTGTCGCCACATCTTTGTCGGGCCAccgcagctccgcgctgccgccagggAGGACGGAGCTCCCGCGCAGCCGCAATGCGCtaagccgccgcggcacacCGAAACCCGCTGTTTCAAGTGCGTCaacggtgacggtgccgtCTGCCGTGCTCGGCAGCTCGTCCTCTCAGCAGCGTCCAGTCGCTCTCTTGTCCCCCGTGCACTTCAGCTCGTCTCCTCAAAGACGCACTCACCGCTCTGTTGCAGGGCCGACAGTCTTCGCGCCGGCACCGggcaccgctggcggtggcttAGCAGCTGACGGGCTCACGCCGTGCTTGTACCACGTAGAAGATGAGATCCTCAAAGAATTCctgcgctgcgtgcacgATCTCACACGGACCAGCCTCACCGACGCCGAGTTCGACTCCCTTAAACTCTGTTACTTCCTCCCTGGTGTGTCGCTGGTGACATCGACGGGCACAGCTCGGCCAccgtcgtcttcgccgccgcccactgCACTGCCGTTGCCTCTGTTCGAGGGGGGTGAGCTGGTGCCtctgcaccgcagcagccttgATGTGTTTTGTTCTCTTATTCGAGAGCGAttggtggcggtgtgccgcAGTCTCCGCATTTCTACCGCCCCTTACTTGGCATTGCTGTAAGCTGAGCTGCACTCCACAAGgatgcatctctctctctctatatatatagagagagagggctAAAGTATGGGGCGAGAGGGGATGGGGAGCAACGACGCCCTCTGGCGTGGCGTGCGCGTATCGGCGCAGAACTCGAGTACGTCATCGTATTCGCTTACAAGCACATTTCCTCGACCCTACAGCTATGCCGACTACAGAGCTCTGTATGCGTGGCCGCTGCTATGGCAGCAGTAAGGACACACGAGGCATGGTGCATACATGCGGTTTGTGCGTCTGCGGGCCGCTTGACACTCTCTCTACGGGTGCTCATCTCGCACACATCACTGCATGTATGCCAATGCGCTCTCAGCTCTGACGAGGCCACAGATTCATCGCACCATCTACCGCCGAGCGGGAGAAAAGAACGCGACAGGAGCGCTGCGACAGACggacgcacacagagaggagtgtctctccctcctctctccgtctctgttCAAAGCCGCTGTAGCTCCAtcgtctccctcccctcctctgaATGAAGTGCAGTGGGGACGCTTTCACCTTTCCAGCTGCCTCTCTGCAGACTAGTAGGTGTTTCcatctctctccttcctttcATTTCGCTGCCCGAGCGCCGCTCGTGGTCATCAGCGGCTCGCCCTGTTTCTCCGCGAgtcctcccttcccttttctcgCCCACAGTCAGCTTACCTAAGCACGCACAGGGGCAGAAGGCACACGCTTCCTCAACAGCAGTGCTCTCACCTGATGCTGCGAAGCAGACTCGTCGTTACAGCCAGCACATGAATCCGTTACTTACCCGCGCCGAAAACAGCTAAGCAAACACAAGTAAACGGGGtacggcaccggcagcagcgcttggCCTCCTCCCCGACCGGCTCCTGTGTGCCGcatttgtgtgcgtgtgtgtgcgtaggaAGGTGTACGTGTGCTTCCTATGCAtggcccctcctctccgtccccctccccccacgcCCTGCATGTCGTCCATCCTCTTCCCTCACcgtcctctctcgctctcgtcctcatacctccttcacctccccttcttttccGTGCGGCTGCAGAACAGCTACGTCACCCCCAGCTCTCTCCACAATGTCTGCCCGCCCGTCTGTGAGCGTGTACTCGGCGTCGTCCGACTCCGTTGTCGGGACGTGCCCGCTGCCGGCCGTGTTCACTGCGCCGATCCGCAGCGACATCGTGAAGTTCGTGCACACGAACATGGCGAAGAACTCGCGCCAGGCGTACGCGGTGAACCGCCTGTCCGGCATGAACCACTCGGCGCACTCGTGGGGCACCGGCCGCGCCGTTGCGCGTATTCcgcgcatcagcggcggtggaacGAGCACGTCCGGCGCCGGTGCGTTCGGCAACATGTGCCGTGGTGGCCGCATGTTCGCGCCGACGAAGATCTTCCGCCGCTGGCACCGCAAGATCAACCTGCACCAGAAGCGCTTCGCTGTGGTGTCTGCGCTCGCCGCGTCGTCTGTGCCGTCGCTGGTGATGTCGCGCGGCCACCAGATCGGCAACGTGCCGgaggtgccgctggtggtggaggaCTCGATCCAGGGCTACGAGAAGACGAAGGAGGCTATGGCGTTCCTGAAGGCGATCGCTGCGATCGACGACGTGAACCGCGTGAACGACTCGCGCGAGATCCGTGCTGGCCGCGGCAAGATGCGCAACCGCCGCTACGTGGCGCGCCGCGGTCCGATGCTGGTGATGCCGAACAACAAGGGCACGCGCGCGTTCCGCAACATCTTCGGGCTGGACCTGGCGAATGTGAGCGCGCTGAACCTGCTGCACCTGGCGCCCGGTGGCCACGTTGGCCGCTTCGTGATCTGGACGCAGTCTGCGTTCGAGCAGCTGGACAAGATCTTTGGCACGTTCACGGAGGCGTCCGCTGTGAAGAAGGGCTtcacgctgccggcgccgatgcTGACGAACACGGACGTGACGCGCATCATGCagtcggaggaggtgcgccgcgtgctgaAGCCGAAGAAGCTgcaggcgaagaaggcgagcCGCTTCCAGACGCCGACGAACGGCATGAAGaaccgccgcctgcgcctgcgcctgaACCCGTACGTGAAGCGCGAGACGGCCGCTGCGAAGGGCATGCGCAACGTTGCCAACCGCGATGCGCGCCGCAAGGCGAAGCTGGCGCGCGTGacgaaggcgaagaaggcggcgacCAAGTCGGCGAAGCAGtaagccgccgccgtggccgctgTGCCTGGCGagccctctctccccgccgccctcgcccgccTCTCGCTGTCCTTCTCCCGGGCTCGCTGCCTTGGCGCCTCTCTCGGCACTTGGCCGCTGAGTGTTTTACTTTCGGCAGAGTTCGCGACGCGGCCGACCCTCGGCATgcccttcttttcctcttttGTGTTCACGTTTCTCTATTTTGTTTTGGTTGTGCGCTCCGCTTGCCATCCGCGATCGATGCACGGTCGGCTTGGATGTGCTCTGTCGGACTTCAGCGTAAGTATATAAGCTCTCGCGTTTTGTTTGGCCTTGTTGTTAAGTAGCACGCGATCGCTGCGCGCTGGTGCCCTTCGACGGGGCGGTGTAATCGCAGCCGGTCGCTCCAGTGaagatacacacacacacacacacacatgcacacggcCATCCACACAGAGGCGCTATCACGCATTGCGGTGGGGGAGCGGCACGTCAGCGTGGGGGTGTGGCTTGTTTTTTCCCGGCCCTTCCATGGGCGTTGTGTGCTTTGTCGTCTTGGAACAGGCCGGATGCGCAGGTCGTGTGATGACGTGTCTGTGAGTGCGCGTCTTGGTCTAGTCAgtgtctcctctctctaGGGGGGTGACATTGTCGATTTGTGCTGTCGCGTTCGTTTGCGTTTGTGGGCTCCGTGCACTGCGCGCTGGATAACCGAAGAAAATGCAAGTAAAGAGGCTTGGCCGTGCATCAGTACCGCTCTGGTGAGCCACAGGGGCTCGAGGCGCAGGAGAGCATCCAACGGGAAATCGCCTCGAGAGCCTCTTGACCTCCGAGTGAGCGAGAGCGCCTGAGGGGGCGGTTGCACGCTCTTTGGGTGTCTCGCGGGTTGTCACATCAGTTCGCGTGACAGCTACTGCCACCGTCTTCTGGGTGCTGCTCCGCTTCGAGTGCTGTGCTTGACGGGGGCGGTACGGTCGTTTTGGGATTGACGGGAGCCACCTAAGAGCATTTCTCGCAACTGTCACCGCCAGCACTTAAGTTTTGCTTCTGTTTTGCGTTTCGTAGCTGCCGcatttgtgtgcgtgtgtgtgcgtaggaAGGTGTACGTGTGCTTCCTATGCAtggcccctcctctccgtccccctccccccacgcCCTGCATGTCGTCCATCCTCTTCCCTCACcgtcctctctcgctctcgtcctcatacctccttcacctccccttcttttccGTGCGGCTGCAGAACAGCTACGTCACCCCCAGCTCTCTCCACAATGTCTGCCCGCCCGTCTGTGAGCGTGTACTCGGCGTCGTCCGACTCCGTTGTCGGGACGTGCCCGCTGCCGGCCGTGTTCACTGCGCCGATCCGCAGCGACATCGTGAAGTTCGTGCACACGAACATGGCGAAGAACTCGCGCCAGGCGTACGCGGTGAACCGCCTGTCCGGCATGAACCACTCGGCGCACTCGTGGGGCACCGGCCGCGCCGTTGCGCGTATTCcgcgcatcagcggcggtggaacGAGCACGTCCGGCGCCGGTGCGTTCGGCAACATGTGCCGTGGTGGCCGCATGTTCGCGCCGACGAAGATCTTCCGCCGCTGGCACCGCAAGATCAACCTGCACCAGAAGCGCTTCGCTGTGGTGTCTGCGCTCGCCGCGTCGTCTGTGCCGTCGCTGGTGATGTCGCGCGGCCACCAGATCGGCAACGTGCCGgaggtgccgctggtggtggaggaCTCGATCCAGGGCTACGAGAAGACGAAGGAGGCTATGGCGTTCCTGAAGGCGATCGCTGCGATCGACGACGTGAACCGCGTGAACGACTCGCGCGAGATCCGTGCTGGCCGCGGCAAGATGCGCAACCGCCGCTACGTGGCGCGCCGCGGTCCGATGCTGGTGATGCCGAACAACAAGGGCACGCGCGCGTTCCGCAACATCTTCGGGCTGGACCTGGCGAATGTGAGCGCGCTGACCCTGTTGCACCTGGCGCCCGGTGGGCCACGTTGGCCGCTTCGTGATCTGGACGCAGTCTGCGTTCGAGCAGCTGGACAAGATCTTTGGCACGTTCACGGAGGCGTCCGCTGTGAAGAAGGGCTtcacgctgccggcgccgatgcTGACGAACACGGACGTGACGCGCATCATGCagtcggaggaggtgcgccgcgtgctgaAGCCGAAGAAGCTgcaggcgaagaaggcgagcCGCTTCCAGACGCCGACGAACGGCATGAAGaaccgccgcctgcgcctgcgcctgaACCCGTACGTGAAGCGCGAGACGGCCGCTGCGAAGGGCATGCGCAACGTTGCCAACCGCGATGCGCGCCGCAAGGCGAAGCTGGCGCGCGTGacgaaggcgaagaaggcggcgacCAAGTCGGCGAAGCAGtaagccgccgccgtggccgctgTGCCTGGCGagccctctctccccgccgccctcgcccgccTCTCGCTGTCCTTCTCCCGGGCTCGCTGCCTTGGTGCCTCTCGcagtgcggcgccgcggtgccctgtgtgtgtgggtggggtggggggtggggggagtgtgcggctgcgcgagcgtgAGCACGTGGCTGAAGCTGCCGTAGTCTGTTAACTTCTTTTGTTCTTTCCTAACACGGGTCCCTCTCACGGCTCTTTGTTTCCCTCATTTTCAATTGCACCTTGACgtacatacacgcacatacgcgcGGGTGAGGTGGTGCGATGCCAGGGTTGGCCGGATGGCAATCCTCGTGCTCACTACTGGTCGGTGAGCTGGAGAGGTACAATGGGTGTCTGTGTCTTGCGGTCACGAGGGCAGCGTGTTGCCACTTTTCAGAGAACAGCGGGTAGTGATGGTCCTTGTGAGTGGTGGGCGGGGTGGCGGTtagggagagggagcggtgAAGTGAGGCGCTTTCGGTGCGCCAGTGGCGGAGGGCGAGCTTGTGGCATGAGTGTGCAATGGGGCGCAACATCACTAGATCGTCCGAAAACTTCATTACCGGCTCGGCATCGACTTTTAGCGTGGGCACAGGCATGTGCTGCGGAGCCGTATGGggtgcctctctcttcctttctgCTGCCGATCGTCGCACCAGCCCAACTGTTCTCTTCCCACTCTCCGCGGTAAGGCGCCACCGGTAGCGAAGCGCATCGATGGCCatgcggtggcggaggtgcgaCGCGTGCGTACCAAGGCGTTACACTGCGTTTTTTCCCTGCATCCGTTCTTTGTGATCCATGACCAGTGAGGCGCTCGCCCCTTCTGTTTCCCTTGCAGTGCACTGCCTCcatctccacctctcccttGCCTCCGCACCCGATTTCGCGCTCACCCCTCCCGGGCATTCCGCTGCACTCGCGGTTGCTCCATGGAATGCACGTTGCGTTTCCTTCGTTGCACAACgcgccttctctctgtggCCCCACTACCCCCTTCGCCCTTTGATGACCCCCTTCGTCCGGCCACACCGTCCTGGGCCGACGGTCGCTTGACTCGACTCACAtcctacacacgcacacacacttcgCCGTTCATTCTTGCGGTTTGGCGCCCGCACATTGGAATTGCGGTTAAGCTGGCCCCACACGCAAACTCGACACAGCTCACTCTCCCGCGTCTTTCTCTAGCTGCTCATACACAAAAAATAAGCGTATTTCCACAATGTCTGCCCGCCCGTCTGTGAGCGTGTACTCGGCGTCGTCCGACTCCGTTGTCGGGACGTGCCCGCTGCCGGCCGTGTTCACTGCGCCGATCCGCAGCGACATCGTGAAGTTCGTGCACACGAACATGGCGAAGAACTCGCGCCAGGCGTACGCGGTGAACCGCCTGTCCGGCATGAACCACTCGGCGCACTCGTGGGGCACCGGCCGCGCCGTTGCGCGTATTCcgcgcatcagcggcggtggaacGAGCACGTCCGGCGCCGGTGCGTTCGGCAACATGTGCCGTGGTGGCCGCATGTTCGCGCCGACGAAGATCTTCCGCCGCTGGCACCGCAAGATCAACCTGCACCAGAAGCGCTTCGCTGTGGTGTCTGCGCTCGCCGCGTCGTCTGTGCCGTCGCTGGTGATGTCGCGCGGCCACCAGATCGGCAACGTGCCGgaggtgccgctggtggtggaggaCTCGATCCAGGGCTACGAGAAGACGAAGGAGGCTATGGCGTTCCTGAAGGCGATCGCTGCGATCGACGACGTGAACCGCGTGAACGACTCGCGCGAGATCCGTGCTGGCCGCGGCAAGATGCGCAACCGCCGCTACGTGGCGCGCCGCGGTCCGATGCTGGTGATGCCGAACAACAAGGGCACGCGCGCGTTCCGCAACATCTTCGGGCTGGACCTGGCGAATGTGAGCGCGCTGAACCTGCTGCACCTGGCGCCCGGTGGCCACGTTGGCCGCTTCGTGATCTGGACGCAGTCTGCGTTCGAGCAGCTGGACAAGATCTTTGGCACGTTCACGGAGGCGTCCGCTGTGAAGAAGGGCTtcacgctgccggcgccgatgcTGACGAACACGGACGTGACGCGCATCATGCagtcggaggaggtgcgccgcgtgctgaAGCCGAAGAAGCTgcaggcgaagaaggcgagcCGCTTCCAGACGCCGACGAACGGCATGAAGaaccgccgcctgcgcctgcgcctgaACCCGTACGTGAAGCGCGAGACGGCCGCTGC
It encodes the following:
- a CDS encoding putative ribosomal protein L1a (previous protein_id=AAZ09563.1) encodes the protein MSARPSVSVYSASSDSVVGTCPLPAVFTAPIRSDIVKFVHTNMAKNSRQAYAVNRLSGMNHSAHSWGTGRAVARIPRISGGGTSTSGAGAFGNMCRGGRMFAPTKIFRRWHRKINLHQKRFAVVSALAASSVPSLVMSRGHQIGNVPEVPLVVEDSIQGYEKTKEAMAFLKAIAAIDDVNRVNDSREIRAGRGKMRNRRYVARRGPMLVMPNNKGTRAFRNIFGLDLANVSALNLLHLAPGGHVGRFVIWTQSAFEQLDKIFGTFTEASAVKKGFTLPAPMLTNTDVTRIMQSEEVRRVLKPKKLQAKKASRFQTPTNGMKNRRLRLRLNPYVKRETAAAKGMRNVANRDARRKAKLARVTKAKKAATKSAKQ
- a CDS encoding putative ribosomal protein L1a (previous protein_id=AAZ09565.1), with protein sequence MSARPSVSVYSASSDSVVGTCPLPAVFTAPIRSDIVKFVHTNMAKNSRQAYAVNRLSGMNHSAHSWGTGRAVARIPRISGGGTSTSGAGAFGNMCRGGRMFAPTKIFRRWHRKINLHQKRFAVVSALAASSVPSLVMSRGHQIGNVPEVPLVVEDSIQGYEKTKEAMAFLKAIAAIDDVNRVNDSREIRAGRGKMRNRRYVARRGPMLVMPNNKGTRAFRNIFGLDLANVSALNLLHLAPGGHVGRFVIWTQSAFEQLDKIFGTFTEASAVKKGFTLPAPMLTNTDVTRIMQSEEVRRVLKPKKLQAKKASRFQTPTNGMKNRRLRLRLNPYVKRETAAAKGMRNVANRDARRKAKLARVTKAKKAATKSAKQ
- a CDS encoding conserved hypothetical protein (previous protein_id=AAZ09562.1), with product MHEPRAPNAHTRAASPPPASPHPLPLLPGVFTAQQAEESVELIQRELSRLLRACEYREQHPYDVFNGRGDSSRGAATPRSTGSSNGTSSRFASALASHRRDPTAPLLSDADPLLQLAQSTSAFSFPLDPHRSDAAEAAFFSVAGAGAAANAAPSVTNLSGASFSAFERRRIAHLLGRVALEIAAVWTYVRRSEPLCGTSPGDPTAPVSSVRTTRRTARLSSDRSTAAPAASPLAPASLNADGGDGRAAMTVNVTGEEPGVPTPTVLQSAVLGETAEERQDACDGDPAPQITALSALIEAAAAIQRALKMAGGGGGGDHVASAESAGAAAARSVSANTLLGAAQAASLTFSSFPFDGVRAPIQEAAGVGAGKQSRRSSAGVDTSSAVAGVSQAPPSALTGGRTSAREAAEQHSGEGESNPLAMPNATVVRQAPSGGSPVKRGSTASSSIPSYLRAYVFEEGADDCADEMDNFGEGNGVSGNKGARAVLANADKSVSRSISAGSANACSLSRASELPATSHDDGYRTRPSSARSAVEHPARASHLSPAATVTRPSLLGSAGVSLTAPTHAGGSGGAATSVAALVDADPVSHCSSLRIQRALSALSLQSASLASSPLREPQLSTQQSQVCSGGSASSHPNASVSQRSPDSAEMSSAAAAAYLRSTSLFRRPHRLEVPVSRTQSLRRATSISSPMSVEGISLGSAPGAVYYNGTPAMASGACGNSFAASSHMTKSNSGLQLSSGGVGVLGASPGFNSFFPVAMGASATVDSPHSSVAGLHFKRVISLDSEGELWPQGWLADSLEMSPQKVTPLLGRPSASAMEATLSSSPLSQDAGLATATGSHSARHGALKSPSEGQSGGVIPVATSLSGHRSSALPPGRTELPRSRNALSRRGTPKPAVSSASTVTVPSAVLGSSSSQQRPVALLSPVHFSSSPQRRTHRSVAGPTVFAPAPGTAGGGLAADGLTPCLYHVEDEILKEFLRCVHDLTRTSLTDAEFDSLKLCYFLPGVSLVTSTGTARPPSSSPPPTALPLPLFEGGELVPLHRSSLDVFCSLIRERLVAVCRSLRISTAPYLALL